The Pyrus communis chromosome 5, drPyrComm1.1, whole genome shotgun sequence region GTTTAACATGACAGATATACAAAAAATTTAAGATATTTAACGTGTTATGCTTCATAGCAATCGTGTCAgtttttctgaattttcctgTTTCAGCAAAAGAAATTTAGAATTATACCTGTCACAGGTGTTCCTTCGTAGTTTTTTTAATACATGCATCAATATTGTTGAAAGTGCATAACATGTTCCGTTGGCAATAATAATAACGACACATCACGAATGACGTATCAACAATAAAAACGGGCTACGTAACAAAAACTAGTACTTGCCACtcgtgaaaagtaaaaaaaaacataaaagttaCTCGTCTAGACAAATATACATACAAGACAAACGCAGTTTTTCCAAGTAAAAACCAAGCAGAGTATAAACTGAGGGCAGATAAATATATTGCTGTTATTCAACTCCAGGATCTTTCCTGGAGGTCACGGATATACCTAAACACCTCTGCACCAACTCAACATCCATTTTCGTAGTGTTTTTAGTCTCTACAATTCCTCTACGATGGTGCAAATTCTGTGCAAATTCAGATCAAAGGGCATAAATTCGGTCGATTTCCGAATCGGAATAGTCAGAGGGCATCCATGAGTTGGAACCGCTCCTCCTCGTGTGCTTCTCCCTCTTCCTCATGGACCGTGTCCGCTTTGACTTCACCACGTAGTATGTCATGGTGCCGAGAACAGCCGCCATTATCATTCCCCCAACCACTGTTACAAGAATGGCGGCCCATCTGTGGTGCCGGCCAACAACTATGTAAGAGGAGGCTATGAATGCCACCGAAGTGCAGACTGAAGCCAGCCACATCAACTTGTTGATTATCACCACCACCCGTTTCTCTGCCTTTGTCTCGCCTCTGACCAAGGTAATTTGAACTACCACAACAGCCAAAGACGTAAAGAGGGCAATGGCgttgaaaatgaagaagattttGAAAGGAAGGCCCTTCACTACCACGGCAGTCCCGTCATCAAGATCACCGCCGGGCACAGTAAAGATAGCGGCAAAGGCAACTGTTGCGAATAGAACAGCGACCACAGTGACTGAGTTAGTGGCGTTGTTGATTCCTTCCCTGTGGAGCTTTCTAAGTTCTTTGGAAATATTGTGAACgtttttattggttttctttgtttgttcaAGCTGGATATGGACATCGTTCTTGATCTGAGTCACAGTCTTTCTCAGTTCATCCCTTGGTTGGTTCAGTTCATTAGCCTTGACAGCACCATAGCGATAAAGGCAACCCCTTATTTCCGAGGCTTCTTCGGAAAGTGGAAGTGCATCAGCAATGTCAAGAGCCGTTTTTGTGTCTCTGTTCAGTGCATTAACATTGCTGTCTGGGAGGAGTAACAACTCATTCACTATCTGCAAAGAAAGATACAATAATCAGTAATATAAATCTATAGCGGAGATATACAATCATGAAATAAAGAATCATGGCTACACTAGTTCAGCTCGAGCCAAAGATAAAACTAGTGCAGCAAAATGCAACAAAGGTCCCTAGAAACTGATGGGGGGTTTTTAGccaacttgatttttttttgttcacacCACACTAGAAAATAAGAACTCATAGTTCATTGCAACTATTTTTTACTGTGCAAATTAACTTAGATCAGAAAAGGAAATTGCTAAAGAAGAATAGTTCGTATCATAGCAACCATGTGCACGGATCAGATGTCCGGAGCAAGGATTTCTaaaatggcaaaagaataaATCTATAACATTACATACTGGGAGGATAAATAAATTTTCATTACCTAGTGCatactaaaagaaaattactCAAGGCATTGACTCACGATATTTGAGGGACTAAATCCGCCGTTACTATATCAAAAGAATTTGAATTCACAGCCATATATCAAACATCAGTAAAGACAAAGGTAAAGTGAGAACCCAGACATACCTCTGCTCGCTTTTTCCTGGTGGCAATATGTAATGCTGTGTTCCCAAATTTGTCTGGAAGCATTACAATTGCGGGGTCTGCCCCTAGAAGCAATTTCACCACCTCACAGTTTGTCCCCTTTACAGCCATATGCAATGCAGTTTGCCCTTTCTTGTCAGTTCTTCGTGCCAATTGTGGATCCTTTGTAAGCAATGCCCTTACAATCTCCGCATGCCCCTGTCTTGCAGCTAGATGCAATGCATTCTTCCCATTTGATCTAGAAATTTCCAACAAGGTAGAATCCTTCGACAGCAGTTCATCAACTACCGCTACGTGCCCTTTATGAGCTGCGGATATAAGTGGGGTTGAATTTGCCGGGCCAATTGTTTTGCTTAGCCCAGGATCATGATCTAGGAGTACCTGGACAATGGCTGCAAGAAAAGTAGAGTATGAATGTAATGTCCAATGGCACAGAAGCATTCAAAACGAGTAAGCTGTAACTTTCATTTTACTCAGATAACAATCGGAAATCATTATTTCAGGATTGCCAAGGGACCAGGAAACAAGTGACTAGTAGAGGCATCAGCCGTTTTAGGAAATCCTCTGCATTAAATTCCTTGATCAACAGAAAAAAAGTATGGCAGTAAATGCAAGTCCTGATTAAGCAGAAAGCTTCAAAATACGACTAATTATTCATGATTTGTTTCACAACATGAGGCAATTCCTCTCACATAACTATCCATTTAATATTACCAGTGCAGCTTAACTAATACCATCAAAATCCCGAATGCTTCACTCTCTAAGAATCAATATCTCAAAAAACAGACAGCCTTCTGGTTAACGAGAAAATACTGAAAGCAGACAACACTTTTATGCAGCACATAATTGGACACACAATCAACCAAAATGAATCAGTCTCTCAAATCATAAATCAAGAAGATCGAATAcattttatttcttagttcGCATTATTAACAATTGAAAGAACAAGAGAAATGACATAGCCAGATCCCAACATCTCAAAGATGCAAACTTTTATCCTAAAATCCTCTTTCCATCTTATACCAAACCACCCAAATTCACAAACCAcacaactaaaattaaaattagactAAGAGATTCAAAATCCAAATTAGCACAAATTAGCACAAATGCTGAAGATCATTACCATGGTGTCCTTGACTTGCAGCAGCATGCAAGGGGTCGAACCCGGACCTGTTCTTCTTCGTAACGGTCTCCTTATTCGAATACTTCAACAGCTCCTTAACCACATCAAGGTGCCCTTTATCCGCCGCCGTGAACAAAGCCGTCTCTCCCAGCTCATTCACCTCATTCACCACCGCCGCGCGGACCTCAGCCACCTCCGTATCAAACTCCGCACCGCTTACGGTCCCCACCATCTGCGAATCGATATCGCCGAGAATCTTCTTTACGGCGGCTAGATCCGCGCGCTGAGCCGCCAAGTGAAGCTCCGTGTCGTTGTGCCGCCCCGTCACCTGCTTCACGTACTTCTTCTTCCCCGCCTGGTCAATCCTCTTTCCTGAGTTGGAAAGCACCAAAGCCGGCGCCGACGCCGTGGAAGACGGAGACGGCGAGGGCGAGTTGGAAAGCACCAAAGCCGGCGCTGATGCCGTGGAAGACGGAGACGACGACGGCGATGGCTTCGCCAGAGGGTTTTGGCTCGGCTGTGCAGTCATCAGACCCTTCTCTAAATCCGTATCACCTCCTACAAGTTCGATCATAATCACAAATAATAGACAAATGATCAgaaaaaatcagaaacaaaacctGTTTGGTTCAGAGGAAAGTGAAGGAGGCAACTTTCCGGGAAAATAAAAGATGGGTTTAATCAGAAATGATGAGATCAATTAAGCATGCGACGAAGGTAAGAAACAACTGACAAGTTGTTGATTGATGATGTTATTCTACTGGAgtatattaatttctttgtttattcaatTATTTTCAGAGCTGGTAGCTACAGAgaatcttgttttctttttctgaggTATATTTTCCCGGAATATAATCAAATCAGAGGAATTCAAAAGTaaaaattttagagagagaaagtgtacCTTGCTCAATTGGGGACgccatgagagagaaagagagagtctGAAAGTGGAGGTTGCTGGGTTGCAGAGGAGGAAAATTGGGGGAGTGAAAAGACGGAAAGGGGAAAGGATAGGAAGACTAAAAGATGAGGAGGACTGGGAAGGAAGGAGGGAGGAAATGGGAGTCGCGATTAGTGGTGGCTGTTTTGGAATTTTGCTTCCCGTAGTTtgctactctctctctctctcactttccaTGTCATCGCCCGAACAAACGAAATTCACCAACTTTCACTCTGACTTGCATTTGCCGCGAAAAAttacttctctttttcttttaatctttggacaccctcttcttttttttttttcttttttttaggaGAGAAAGGTAATTTcataacaacatttttttttaagagagaaAAGTAATTTCATAACAGCACAAGATAATTACAAGAAAAGAGGCCCATCAACAATATGCATAGTCAAAATATGGCCCACcaaaggaaacaaaaagaaagccCAAAAATAGACTTTTGAGCCCAACATAGAAAAAACATTGGAAGAACCTAGCAGCTTTTAACCAACACCGCCTTCGGACAGTTGCTTTCTAGCCATTTGAAACCAGAGTCTCCTGCAATCAATAGAAATCAAAACGTGCAGAGCCCCAAAAAAGGCTGAAAGGAAGACTCCAAACTCCTTCAACTAGCACCACATTGTTTACCACCGCACATTGAAAGAAACCAGTCAGGGAAGGAGGTAGTGTAAACACCTGAGCTGAAGCTCTACACACTTTCCTGAAGAACCGTGAAAAATCGCGTTTTAACTACAAGAAATCACAA contains the following coding sequences:
- the LOC137734076 gene encoding ankyrin repeat-containing protein ITN1-like, translating into MASPIEQGGDTDLEKGLMTAQPSQNPLAKPSPSSSPSSTASAPALVLSNSPSPSPSSTASAPALVLSNSGKRIDQAGKKKYVKQVTGRHNDTELHLAAQRADLAAVKKILGDIDSQMVGTVSGAEFDTEVAEVRAAVVNEVNELGETALFTAADKGHLDVVKELLKYSNKETVTKKNRSGFDPLHAAASQGHHAIVQVLLDHDPGLSKTIGPANSTPLISAAHKGHVAVVDELLSKDSTLLEISRSNGKNALHLAARQGHAEIVRALLTKDPQLARRTDKKGQTALHMAVKGTNCEVVKLLLGADPAIVMLPDKFGNTALHIATRKKRAEIVNELLLLPDSNVNALNRDTKTALDIADALPLSEEASEIRGCLYRYGAVKANELNQPRDELRKTVTQIKNDVHIQLEQTKKTNKNVHNISKELRKLHREGINNATNSVTVVAVLFATVAFAAIFTVPGGDLDDGTAVVVKGLPFKIFFIFNAIALFTSLAVVVVQITLVRGETKAEKRVVVIINKLMWLASVCTSVAFIASSYIVVGRHHRWAAILVTVVGGMIMAAVLGTMTYYVVKSKRTRSMRKREKHTRRSGSNSWMPSDYSDSEIDRIYAL